ATTTTTGGTTTTAGGTGGAAGAAGGATGCCCACCAAATTGTAAATGTGAGGTGCCCACAAACTGGAGGTCCGAAACTATCTCCTTGATTGCTCTCGAAGAAGTGGAGATCAGTGGCTTCGAAGGAATGGATCATGAATTTGATTTATTGAAATCCATAGTTAGATGTGCACCACTGCTTCAAAGAATTATTGTGAAGTTATCACACGAGGGTTCCACAAATAATGATGTGTCCGCAAAGGTATACAACATGTTCGGGGCGTATTCTTCTGTGGAATGTTGTGTTTATCATAGCTCTGGTGAGTATATGTTtggcatgcatgattagtgtgcTCGTAGATGGAACAGAGTCATAATTGTTAATCCTTGTAAGATTTGTTGAATATGTGGCATTGACATGCCAATTATAGAGTTTGGTTGTGCATGTATCCAAATTATTAGCTAATTCAAAATTCTATATTTCTGCCGAATATATGTTGCCATGCCCTCATATTTTTGTAGAAATATATGCTAAATGGTGAGATGGGTCATAAGGAAGTATCAATATTTTTACGCGGACCTACTTTTGTGTTTTGCTATATTCTTTAATATCCACACCCTTCTGTTCTGCATATGTAAGATTTTCTAAGTTAGCTGGATAGAGTTTAACTCAAATTATTGATTTGTGCCAAACCCCAAGGTGAAAGCAAGAGCAACACATGCTACATGTTACTATTAGACATACATATAGGATAGGATTCTTACATTCTTATTCAGTGACTGTTACACCCTCACTGAACCCACACATCACACTTCTTTTAGCTAACCGACTCAAGAGTCACACTCAACAGACAGACTAACACATGAAGACTCCCATTCACTAACACAACCGACCATTATGTAGCTGATGAAAATTCAAGAACACCATACAGGACAAGCAACTCATGATAATGACCACACAAGGACACACTCATGATAATGACCACACAAGGACACAGTAAACTGGTGGGTAAACTAACCCGGAAGAAGGCACGGCAAGCATGCTTCTACAAATTCACACTGCTGAGAGCGTGACCAGGTTAGCAGCAGTGTCCTCCACACTTCTTCATCCTCCTCTTCCTTGACATCATTCACGGAGAGCTCTCTGTTTACTGTTTGTCAGTTAGGAAATCAGAGCAATATTATCTCTGCTAGCGATTGGCTGATAGGGAAGTGTTAATTGGTAATGGGGAATTCTCTTCTTTGGCCATGCTGGGGATTCTATTTCTAGCATATGTGCACCcacttttttttgcgggaaatatgTGCACCCACTTATCTTTAAGCCAGTTGATTCTCGTGCTTTGGTTACTTTTTATGGGTGGACATTACGGCCTTAACACTTAAGCGTAGGGGAGGGAGATAGCCTCCAATAGGCATTATATGAGTGGTGGTCTTATCTGGCTATTGCATTTGCATATCCTCTCAGGTGCAAACAGTGGACACTTGTCCAGAAATAACATCAGTTTCACATTTCTTTTCGAGGCGAATGTCAAGAAATCACCTTCAATTTTAGGCTGCAAGTGATTTCCTGTCTCTAGCTACGTCTCAGGGGAATACTGTGGCTCATCAGTACAATCTTTTATATAATAGTATATATAAAAAGTACATAATGGGTTAACCAGAAAAGAAGAATtggtttaaaaaaaattgaaggacGGGGTTGCACTCGCGCGTGGGCTTTGCCACGATCCTAGGTGCATATCCCCTCACCCAGCGATTTTTTTTATCCAGAAGATTGATACCTCACCTCCaattttcgtttctttttttAGAGAGATTTTCGTTTCCACTCTGTATTTTTTTGCCTAGCCAAAGCACGTATATAACCTGAAAAACCAGCCAGCCTATTCTCCTTTCCCCGCTGGATAAAACAAAAGGCATATAGAacaaaaatcagaaaaaggaaaaaggaaactGCCGTGACCACCTCCACCCACGAGTCCCTCAGTACGCAGCGGCCACCACGCACCCCCAATGCCCTAGGCGATCGCCCCGCCGCCTCCATCACCCCCTGCGCTGCCTTCCCTACCCTCCAGAGGGAAGAGATGAAAATCTACCAGCCCTAGCAGATAGGCTGGTGAAGTCTCCATGCCTTCCTCCTCCACCTATCTCTTCCCTTCCACCTTTGAGCACACAGGTGGCGCACGATTCCGAGGGAGAACCACCATGGTAAGAGACCGCCGCCATAATCATTCGTTTTCTCCTCATCTCTGTGATATTCTTGATTGATTTTATGATACAGATGTCGGATTCATGTGGTGTGTGAACTCGCAATTCTGGTGGGTTCCGTGTTATTCCCAGATTTTAAGAGGATGCAAATGGCGGAAAGCTTAATCTGACTTTGCATTGGACAACTGAAAATGAGGAGTAAGTCAGTTATGCAAGGAATACACTGATCTGCCTCTGATCAATATAACACCCAGCTTCTGTCATTTTTGTGACATCAGTGagatatcttctgtgccttttaaAATCGTGCACACTCGTTTCTCCCCCATCTCTATATACATTTTTAACCATTGATTTGTGACCTCCTGTGAATAGTCTGTATATGCTAGCTAACAACCCAGTACTCAAGATCACCTAGATGTTCATCATcttttgtactccctccggtccaaAATACTTTTTTAAAACCACGACAAGTATTATGGAACGGAGGAGGTATTTTATTTTGTAGTCAGATTTGCATGAGCAGTTTGCTTTGTGCTGGTATATTCAGAGTACCCAACACTCAACCTCAAACAAGAAAATTTGAAATATTCAGAGTCATATAAGGAAGATGAAATATTCATTTAATTTAGGACTTATATGGTATACCGTGTAAAACATATTAAGAAAGAAATGAAGACCCAACACCAAGCAAGAAAATTTGAAATTTTTAGGGTCAAATAAGGAAGGTCAAATATCTATTCAGTGTTGTCAAATAAGAATTTTTGTCTCGggcaacaccccccccccccaacccacccacccaccaTCACCACCAAATCACCGCCGTCTCCACCCTCTCGACACTaccgaacgccgccgccgccaccattGTACTCTACTCCCCTTCGTTCCCTCTCCCCAGTGTCCCTCTCTGATTTCTTCCACCGCCACCCCACTATCTCTGCAGGAGGGGGAAATGTTGCGCTTTGCAAAGCTTTGGATGGATCTGAGATCTGGACATATGCGTTTCTCGCAAGAACTAGGTCCAAGCACCGAACCAGATCGCATCAGCGCGCTTCAAGACGACCTGCTCCTCCTCATCCTCGCATGGCTAACCTGCATCGGTGCCGCGGTGCGCACTGGCGTCCTATCAAGCCGGTGGCGTGGCCTCTGGGCCAGCCTCCGCCAGATTATCTTTCGCGACATCATGTTCGACTCGATCGAACTAGTGCTCAACCGCTACGCTCATCCTTCCCCTATTGTTTCCCTCCTGGAAATCCATGTCTCCGAGCAGGATAGGGTCGACAGTCCTAGCGTAAACTCAATGTTGCGCGTTGCTGCACCGCTCGAGACAGAAAAGCTTGTCATCACCCTCCCCTCGCGCTCTATATCAGACCAATCCATCATCGTTGATTTGCCTTGCTTCCACCATGCCACTTCCATCGTGTTGGAGAATTTTGACATCATTCACTGTGTGCTAGCTGACATCAAATTCAATGCCCTCGAAGCGCTTTCCCTTTCGTGCTGCAAAGCCGATCTTGATGCCTTACTCTCCTACTGCCCACACTTGCACACGCTCCACCTTAGCGGCCTTTTGTTTGAGACATGGAACTTGAGGGTGAATTCTTCGTCGTTGCAGGAGCTTATTGTGGACACTATATGGGCACAACGTGTCAACATTGTTGCTCCCATTCTTAAGAAATTGACCATGATCTTTATTCCATTGCCGGAGCTCAAGAATGTTTCTGTCTTGGCCCCAATGCTGGAGGAGGTCGAGTGGCACTGCACCTACAGTGATGACTCTATTGTGTTTGGTCTTTGGAAACTCGAGCTTCTAAGGTTGCCCGCGACAAGGAGGCAAGGAAAATTGCGTTCACTATGTATTCATGCCTGCGCGGTGCGCCTCTTGTCCTACTAAATTTACTAGATTACTTGACTAAAGAAATTTAGTGAATGACATATTTCTTGCCTATTTTTTTTCCAGAAGTTGTCACTTCTTCCCCATGAACCCACCTTTGCAGAGGAGATAGAGAAGCATATCATTTTTAAATTCTCTAATTTGAAGCTATATCTACTAACAGGAGGACATATTTTTGGAGCACTCGTGTTTTATCTCCTTACGATTAATCGAATTGCTAGTTCTATGAAGAGGCTGAAGATCGTTCTGTTGAGATCGGTGGTAATTAATTCTCCACTTTGACTATATTGCCAAAAATATATGGTGTGGTAGTTTTCATTTAGTGTTTTGTTTTAGGTGAAAGAAGAATGTCCAACAGATTGTCCTTGTGTGCCCATGAATTGGAGAACCCAAACTATCTCCTTAACCGCTCTCGAAGAAGTGGAAATTAATGGCTTCAACGGAGAGGATCATGAGTTTGATTTATTGGAACTAATACTCATATGTGCACCAATGCTTAAAAGAATTATTCTGAGATTGTCACATGAGGTCTTACCAAGTGGAAATGGATGCACTACAATATACGACATGTCCAAGGTCTACTCTTCAGTGAAATGCTATATTTATCTTAGCTCTGGTGAGTATTCCGTTGGTCATGCATGATTAGAATGCTCCTACACTAAATAGAGATATCAATGTTACCTCTTGTAAGTTTGGACTGTCAAGCTTTCATCGCTTTATATGTTTATGGTTCTTAAAATGTGGTGTTGACATCCTGATTATATAGTTTAGTTGTGCATGTATCCCAATAATTAACTAATTAATCATGTTACATTCCTTTGGAATTTGTGTGCCCACACACTCATATGTTTATGTAAATAGAAATTGTATGTTGGAATGGTTCAGAACCAAAAGTTCAATATCTTTATGCGGGTTTTCTTACCTTTGTCGCACTTTTGCATTTTGCAATCTTCTATGCTGATCACACGCTTGTGCTTTGCATTTGTATTCTAGTTTATAGGCTAGCAAGAAGTAGGCTTCAACCAGTTGGCTAGCTAGAGCATGATAAAATGCTTGCAACCCGCGGACCCGCGTCAAGGCTCCAAGTGTTGGTCTTGATTGGTAAAGTTTTACTTTCTTGGTTAGCCAAAGCTACCTTACCGAAATTCAATGGCACTAATTATTAATGCCAATTTAAAAAATGGGCATGTACTTCTTATTTCTTTCTTTCTGCTCTTAgcatgtattttattttatttcaacTGAGAACAATCCATACACATACGATGATTACATTTGCATGCTTGTGATACTGACCATAGAATTTCAATTGCCTCTGTTGCAGGGTTAGTGCATCATAGCCAAGATTGCCCGTAAACATGAATTTCATCCTTTTGTACGTGGATTCTTGGTGTCCACCGACAAGATCATCATTTCCCTTGATATCCAACTCTAGTACCTGGTCTCAAGACTTCACTTGGTTGCTTTCAACTGATCACCTGTGCATTGTTTGGCCAGTGTACTATTGTTACTACATATATATATGGTACTCAGTTAAATTTTGAATGGTATATCTTTCGCTAAATTAAATAAGTTAATGCACTCAACTTATACCAGTAAATTTTCAAAGCTAGTGATTTTGTTAAGACTGTAGTCTCAGTTGTTGTTTGTGGTGTTTCATTTTGATGACGCAACGCATGTTTGGATTGAGAAGCAGTGAATTTTTGCCTTGCGGCTCTTTATGCTTATATATCTAGTTAGATTAACCAAATGAGTTGTGTGTTAGCTCAGCGTCTTAATGTGCAAATTATCTTCCATTTCCTCTCTTTTCTAACTAAGGCATGAACAAAAGATGCATCTTGCTTATCACTTTGTAAAGCCATTGGAATGATTGTCCTCACAAGTTTCTGCCATGCCTGCACAGAACAAACAAATGCATTCAATTGTACTTAATTTGCTATTATTTGGATATATTATCATCAAACATACTAACGACTCAGAACACTAACGACAACTCTTTAACCTTCATCTTTTGATCTTGATTTTATGTACACAACTCAATTTACAAAAGGAGTATTACATTATTAGATCTTGAGTAAATATCTATTCTTTGCTAATTAGACAAAGGGATAATTAAAACAATTAAGATATAAAGCTAATTAACTGAAGAACATATATAGAAAATTTTGGAAATTCATCTGAAAAAGAAAACGATAGAAATTTGTTGGTATGGCCTTTGCCTTGTCGTCATGCCACTCCATACGGTATTGTTTTGCAGTTCCCTCGTGGCGGTCTTTGCCACAAGCCACGACATTGTGGCCTCTGCAAAATAGCACTTGTATTAATTTTGTTCGCTTCATTGTCAAACACCAAATTGATTTATGTATACTACTGCATATGTGATTGATGCTGCTTGACTGTGGGTATGAGCCATTTGATTCTTCAAATTGTGTGCTTTTGGGCATGTTTTCTAAGCTACTTATCCTACGAACATCCGAAAGTAATTTTTGATGATGCATTAGTGTTCATTCTATTACTGGGTGGTGACTAGGTAAAGCCTATGCTACAGtcaggaattttttttttgaaaaggaatTTGAAGCCTTTCAGCCTATGCAAGCAAGCATGATTTTATTACAAAATGTTGAAACATCTGTTTGACATGAGAAAAACCAAACTCCATGGAGAAGAGAATAGGGGAGTGTATTTCTTTCATGCGTGAGTGTAGTGTACCGTAGTACGCAAAGGAATATGGTAGGTAAACATGTATTTAATTAATATCATTGGAATACGGTTATAAGATCCCAAAATAAATGTCCTCAGTGGCCTACTAGCGTCCAGCCTGAGTGTTGGTTTGTGTGATCTCCTGGTTCCCGGGGCCTTGGAAGGTTCCAGATTAATTACTCTCGCAGGTTGCTCCACTGGATAACTTCGATTGAGCCTTAGGGTCATCCTCGTCGTTTTTGTCGTCTTCATTTTGCGTTCTCCATGCATGATGATGGTGGTGTGTGTCGGCAGTTGCAGAACCTATGTCCACGTCGGTACACGCACCACTGTAAATTTGGCTATTGCTTTAACTACGCCCACCCTCGCcgtcattgagggagtcctggattaaggggtcctcgggtggtCGGATTATTCGTTATGGGCCGGACTAGTGGGTCGTGAAGATCACCGCAGAAGATTATCTCTCGTATCCGGATAGGACTCCTATATGTGTAGAATGGCAAGTTCAAAGTTCGGGTGTAATGTTTCCTTCCTCTGCAAGATGATTATGTACAACCCTAGGCTCCTCCGTTGgatatataaaccggagggtttagtccgcagAGGCAGAATCACAATTAccataggctaggcttctagggtttagccacatcgatctcgaggtagatcaactcttctaatcctcatattcatcaagaccaatctagtaggaagtagggtattacctccattaagagggctcgaacctgggtaaacatcgtgtccttgtttccccctgttaccattgatcctcggatacacagctcgggaccccctacccgagatccgccggttttgacaccgacattggtgctttcattgagagttccactgtgtcgtcaacagaaggattgatggctcgctTCGTCATCGGCGACAGCACCACCCCCGGGGAGATCTTCCTCCCCGGTCAGCTTTTCGTGTTTGGCGGCTTCGTGCTACGTGCCAATTCGGATGGCCACCTTGAGCAGGTTGACAGCTACGCCCTTGGTCACCAGATCAGGTTTGGAAACCTGAATTACGACGCCGATGTTcgaggagatttgatcttcgaagGATTCGCACCCTCGCCTGTCGCTCCCTACCTGGACTATGAAAACATCCTAGATCTATCACGAGATCCCATCCAGGGGTCAACATCCGTGCCCGgtctggccctagatccggagcagctCACTTCGTCCGAATACGAGAGGATAAACCCCGCCGGACTCTCCCCCTCCATGGAACTTTTAGCCAGTGGCTCAACCGCGATCGTGCCGCTCACAAACCCAGAATCGAATGGGACTCTCCCCGCTGCTGGGAAGCCGGACTCGTTTCCGATTACGAGCTCTGAACTCTCGGGATCCGCACTCTCCGGGCTCGATTAAGTGGTCATCACCGAGCCTGGCTCCGCAGACCCCCAAACTCCTACACAGCTCTCGCTCTTAAATGAGGCGTCGGGCTTACTGCAATCTCTCACCATTACGGAGGATTTATCGCCGAACGGTGCCCAGTTAAAAATGGGGGTTGAGACcagggaattttgcttcccacccaccacccacttggtagctacggtcgaagacttaaccgatgTACTAGACTATGCTTCCGAAGACTACGAGGGTATGGACCACGACGTTGAAGCCGATCTAGCTCAAAGCCCTCCCGTCACCGGGCGATGGGCGGCCACTTCTACCTATGAagtatatatggtggacacaccccaGGAGAAGGACGGCGATGGCGACAAAAGATCCAGAAGAGGATAAGCCCGTTGATAAATCTCCTAatcgccggcgtcagcggcgccgctcacgATCGCGTCGAAGAAGGGAAAGTAATACCGACACCGGAGATAATGAGGCTCTGGAGGATGCCGAAGACCCCGTAGAGCCAGCGATGGAGCAGGACGAACGGGGGGATGGCCAATGCAGTCCCGAGCATCTCACCGATCATAATGATTCCAAAGATAGTAACTATCTACATGTCTCTGAAGAGGATGTCAGCCTGGGGGCGACGAATTCATCATCCCAGAGGAACCCCTTGAACAAGAACGCTTTCAGCGATGGCTTATTGCCACAGCAAAGAGCCTGAAAAAGCAGCAGCAGGGGCTTAAAGCCGAGCAGGatacgctcaacgacagatggaatGAAGTGCTAGACGCGGAAGAGAAATATGGTCGTGAGCGCCAAACGAAGAGATATCCCAAGCGCAAGTTGCTAccacaattcgacgacgaggcccttgCGCCAATTCCGTCAAGGCACAATCAGGCCGATCAACCGGACCGGCCACCTCGTGGACGGGACAAAGTGACTAGCAATGCCGTATACCAGCCCGCACCTCCCCACCGTAAAGGAAAGGATATAGTGGCTCAGGGCCATAAGTACGACTTGCGTCAGGACCTGAATAAAAAAGCCGGATAGGCctgatcaatctacggatcaagaGAACTTATTCCCACACGCGATGGTGGCTATCAAACCAAGCACGCTGGATACAATCAAGTTCGGGGTCAACACCGGACACAGATGCCGTCCAAACTATGCCGCGATATCGCACGATATAGGGGCGATGCGCACCCTCTGTGCTTTGACGATGAGGTGATGGATCACCAATTTCCGGAAGgctttaaacccgtaaacattgaggCATATGATGGAACGACGGATCCCGCCGAATGGATCGAAGACTATATtcttcacatccacatggctcgtggagatgacctccatgctatCAAATACTTACCTTTAAAGCTGaaggggccagctcggcactggttgaacaacctcccagagaactccattggaaGCTGGGAAGATTTAGGGGATGCTTTCCGGGCTAACTTTCAGGggacttatgtccggccaccggatgctgatgatttaagtcacataatccAGCAACCTGGGGAATCAGCCCGCAAGCTTTCGAATCGGTTCCtcactaaaaagaaccaaatcgtcgactgtccggacgccgaagccttagcagcattcaaacacagcatccgagacgaatggctcgcaagacacctcggccaggagaagccgaggacaatggcagccctcactacacttatgacccgcttttgcgcgggcgaagatagctggttggctcgtagaagcaacagtaccagcgacccTAGCActtctgaagtcagggatggcaatggcaagccacgacgcaatgaGAACAAGCGTCGGAACAATACCGGAGAAACAGATGACACGGcagtaaacgccggattcagtggctctaggcccggtcaacggaagaagccgttcaaaggcaacagagacaGTCCATCCAGCTTGGACAAAATATTAGAGagaccttgccagattcatggcacccctgacaaacccacaaaccacaccaacagaaattgttgggtcttcaagcaggccggcaagttaaatgccgaacacaaggggaaaggacCTCAAAGCGAGGACGAAGACGAGCCTCGCCAACCGAACACTgaggggcagaagaaatttccccctgaggtgaaaacggtgaatatgatctATGCCACCCATATCcctaagagggagcgcaagcgcgcattTAGGGACATTTATGCCGTAGAGCCCGTCGCCCccaagttcaacccatggtcggcttgtccgatcacctttgattgTAGGgatcacccaaccagtatccATCACGGAGGTTCGGCGGCCCTAGTACTCGATCCTATAATAATCGATGGATATCATCttactcgagtccttatggacggcggcagtagtctaaACTTGATATATTAAGAGACTGTCCGCAAGATGGGGATAGActcgtcaagaatcaagcctagcagcactacctttaaaggagtgatacccggcgTAGAGGCTCGCTGCACGGGCTCATTAACATTTGAAGTGGTATTCGG
This sequence is a window from Aegilops tauschii subsp. strangulata cultivar AL8/78 chromosome 7, Aet v6.0, whole genome shotgun sequence. Protein-coding genes within it:
- the LOC109735350 gene encoding uncharacterized protein, which gives rise to MEPRTGPRHRFSRQQLGRPGGGGPDRISALPDDLLLLVLAGLHCTRAAARTGVLSRRWRGLWARLHQIVFRDVAFDSIEAALGYFSPAVSLLEIHVPASTRRWSTDMVDTASVNSLLRAAARLESEEIFLDLSSALIESERTREREEGASPASISGNMELVVDSKRTHSIYIVAPLLKQLTMSFTTSKISIIFVLAPMVKKVSWKCCYSYGIHAVFVIWSLQQVTLQTAERQGQLPSLHIHASANSPAFIDEADNVAQEVEKHMVAAFSVLELHLTTEGHAFGALVFHLLEMDRIRTSIQRLKFVLRGTVEEGCPPNCKCEVPTNWRSETISLIALEEVEISGFEGMDHEFDLLKSIVRCAPLLQRIIVKLSHEGSTNNDVSAKVYNMFGAYSSVECCVYHSSELGPSTEPDRISALQDDLLLLILAWLTCIGAAVRTGVLSSRWRGLWASLRQIIFRDIMFDSIELVLNRYAHPSPIVSLLEIHVSEQDRVDSPSVNSMLRVAAPLETEKLVITLPSRSISDQSIIVDLPCFHHATSIVLENFDIIHCVLADIKFNALEALSLSCCKADLDALLSYCPHLHTLHLSGLLFETWNLRVNSSSLQELIVDTIWAQRVNIVAPILKKLTMIFIPLPELKNVSVLAPMLEEVEWHCTYSDDSIVFGLWKLELLRLPATRRQGKLRSLCIHACAVRLLSY